The Meriones unguiculatus strain TT.TT164.6M chromosome 6, Bangor_MerUng_6.1, whole genome shotgun sequence genome has a window encoding:
- the Eif1b gene encoding eukaryotic translation initiation factor 1b has product MSTIQNLQSFDPFADATKGDDLLPAGTEDYIHIRIQQRNGRKTLTTVQGIADDYDKKKLVKAFKKKFACNGTVIEHPEYGEVIQLQGDQRKNICQFLLEVGIVKEEQLKVHGF; this is encoded by the exons ATGTCCACTATCCAGAACCTCCAATCTTTCG ACCCCTTTGCTGATGCAACTAAGGGTGACGACTTACTCCCGGCGGGGACTGAGGATTACATTCATATAAGAATCCAGCAGCGGAACGGCAGGAAGACACTGACCACTGTGCAGGGCATTGCGGACGACTATGACAAAAAGAAACTTGTGAAGGCTTTCAAAAAG AAATTTGCCTGTAACGGTACTGTGATTGAGCACCCTGAATACGGAGAGGTTATTCAGCTTCAAGGTGACCAGAGGAAGAACATTTGCCAGTTTCTTTTGGAG GTCGGCATTGTCAAGGAAGAGCAGCTGAAGGTCCACGGATTCTAA